AGAGAGAACGCTTTTCCATACAAatcatacaagtcatttatattcacgcttcttcttcttcttctgtaacGTACGTGTTAggcccaacttcttcttctgtAACGCGCGTATTAGGcccaacttgtaagacttgtaaacAAAAATGACTTGTATGTATAGCACTCCTctaaaacataaaacatcaaatttattaaaaaaaaaaggaaaattcaaCAAAGGATCATGAAGTAAAACAGCCTAATAGAAAAAGTAACaagaaattctaaaaaattaaagtaacaaaacaaaaaattataaactaaaaactacaattaaacaaaactaaaacctagaactaaaaaaaaattataaaaaatcctTAAATTCTGGAGCTTCTCCCTAGAAGGACTGAATTTAACCCAAAATAGATTCAAAATTGCGAGTCATGGACCTTTTTCAATGAGGCACGAGCTAAAATTTCTACTAATATTTGTCCTATCATGTGCCCTTCAAAATGAATTATTGTGGATGTCCCTGAAAGGCTGAAACACTTATTAAATGTGTGACTCTTAcgtataaaaatttttcaaacagcaaaaaaaatagTCGATTTTCTTAACTGGAAGTTGTACTTACCAAGTTACCAATGGGTTACATGAACTGGTTTGAATTTAGTTATAAGCCAAAAGGTATAGCTAAAAACCTAAATGCCTTCATAAACTGCTTAAAAACATCTCACCCAAACTCCTGAATAGCTCTACTTAATCTTCCCAGTGTCTCATAAACCTCTTCTGATTCAGTGTGTGATATATCACCAGAAACAAATCCTTGAATGACCCCATTGACCTCAATGCAGCTCCACCCGGGTTTCTTCTTTAGATCCTTTTCACTCATCATTCTCCTCATCTCTTCAACCTCATTCCAGCTTCCAACACTAGCTTTTATGTTACTCAACAGAGTATAATATCCAGCATTGTGAGGTTCTAGCTCCAAAAGCCTTTCTGCTGCATATTCTCCAAATCTTCTGTTTCCATAAACTCTTGAAGCAGATAGAAGTGCACCCCAAATTCTGCTATCAGGCAAAACTATCATCTTCAATATTATGGCTAAGGCTTCATTGAGCATTCCGTTTCGACCTAAAAGATCCACCATGCAAGTGTGGTGATCCAAATTGGGTTCAATGCCGAAACCCCATTTCatagaataataaatattgCAGCCCTCAGTAACCAGACCAGAGTGGCTGCAAGCAGAAAGTAAGCTCAAGAAGGTAACATGATTCGGCTGCACTCGTTCCTGCATCATTAAATTGAAATATGTTAATGCCTCAAGACCAAAACCATGAGAGCCAAGTCCTTCAATCATCGTTGTCCATGCTACGACATCTTTGATGGGCATCCTATCAAAACATGCTTTTGCCGAAGACATGTTGCCACCTCTCAAGTACATGTTTAAGATTGAGGTTTCAAGGTGAACATTACCTTTTACAGGTCCATTTAACAAGTCCTTTATGAGGTTGCCATGGACGACTTTACCCGATTTCAAAGCTCCCAGGTTTGCATATGCATCGATTAGGTTTCTCCATATTTCTGGGGCAATATCATGATCTTTGGCTTGCATTTGCTGGAATAAAGATATGGCGTCTACAAAAGAACCATTTTGAATGAAAGCTAACATCATAGCACCCCAAGTGATGTTACTTTTACAACGGATTTCTCTGAACAGCTGAACAGATGTTTCCAGTCTTCCacattttgcataaaaatctAGCAGAGAAGTGAGCAAAATATCATCATAAACCCCCGTTTTTATGATTAAGCAATGCATACCCTCACCCTTGGAAAGACATGCAGACTTTGCAAGTGCTGATATAACTATTGTTAAAGTCTCGATGTTCCATGGACGCACTTCTAAGCTGTGCATTTCATTGAACAAACGAAGCACTCTAGTCATGTCTCTTTGTGAGGTGAAAAATGAGATCAAGACATTCCAAGAAGCCACATCTGTTCTGTCTACTTCACTAAATAGAAGTTCTACTTCCTCCGTGCTGACTCTACTAGCATACATTCTCAAAACTAAGTTTTTCACTGACCAATCCATCAGCAATCCACTCTTGAATGCATACCCATGAATTTGAACTCCCTCGTTTAATATCTCCGAAGCACAACATGCTTGCATGATCACAACAAGCGTTACTGAATTCGGTTCCAATTCGATCCTCATCTTGTTGAACAAATCAAAGGCCACACTAAGTTGTCCCTCAGATATATACCCAGCAATCATTGATGTCCAAGAAACCACATCTCTCTGCAGCATTTCGTCGAACAAGTTGCAAGCATAACCGACACACTCGCATTTCACATACGCCTCAATCATGGTATTGCAGAAATATAAATCCACATCCAAACCCACTTGAATTGCTACACAATGGATCATTTTTCCAAGAGAAGCATCAATCCTCATCGAAGATAAGGCTCTGTTCACTATTGGAAGAGTGAAAGTGTCATGGGGGACGCCCAATTTTCTCATGTTTTTGTATAATAAAAAAGCTGAATAGAACAATTCCTCGTCAACATGGTACTTCATTGCCAAATTCCACGCCATTGTGTTGGGTCCCAGATGCTCCAAGGTTGTGTTGAACGCACCAGGGACACTGGTATGCAACATTGCACTGGGACGAGTAGGATATGCATGTGATTTTGTCCAAGTTGGAAGATCATGGCATGAACTGAAGGGAGCAAGGAGATGATGGTGGTATGGGAATTTCAAGTGACGGGAGTGAAGAAAGCAAAGAGGAAGAATATGAAGAAATTTAATGGCATTGCGATGATCGTGatgaagaaaagagagaatttTGAAGGATAGTGAATAGAACAATTGATACTTGGTTATTGCTAAAACTTTAATTGTGAAGAGTTAATTGAGAATATAACCGATATTTGACATCTctaaatgaaaatttattaatttatttcattcaaattacattaatcatatataaaatataaccctctaattaaattaataaatttttataaatatatttgatcAGTGTTTAATTGGACATATTATTGGACATATTATGTATTATgtgtataattaatttttacattattaatcATTGACAGAAATTGTAAATGGAATAAcgaaagattattttttttatgaacgaATTTAAAGAGCGTCTCAtcttttagaaattaatttgactattaattcATCATATATGAGTTAATAGAACAACGAGCTAAGCCTCAAAGTGGTCCCTGAAGTTACACTCGTGCTTCATTGTAGTccctaaaattattaattacccAAATTGATACATGAAATTAAACGCCAGGACTCAGTGTTGTCCTTCCGGCACATTTCCTCCAGGTGGCGTCATCGGAAAGCTGATGTGGCTAATTTGGAGACACGCGAGCAATTATAACGGCTAGTTGAGGTGGATGAACGAATTTTATTgactcaatttggtccctaaTTCCCAAATCTGAAGATCAACCTCCAGTgcccttctcttctcttctggTCTCTTCCATTGGTTTCTCTACAGCATCTTGATACCCAGACGACAATGGCTAGCGTGAGTAATGCTGCTGGAAGCTCGAACAACCCACGATCGTTTGGAAGCATCATGAGAAGAATGAACAGGAACAGGGATTCGCGTTTGCCAGAATGGTGCAAATGCGGTTTGAGACCAGTGCTGCGATGGTCAATGACGGATTCTAATCCAGGGAGACCCTTCGTTGGTTGCCCAAACTACAATGTaagtggttgttgttgttgttgttgtttgctGTAATTTTGGATATAAATTTAGTTGATTCTTTTACCTTGGTGCAAACTGTAGACAAGAAGTGGTGTGGTTTGTTTATGTGGATTGATAAAATTCTTGAAGAAGATATGATCACATGTGATGGTAGAGCAAGCCCTTCAATTGACAATGAAGAATGGAAGATGAAGTTTGCCTGAAAACTTGGAAGATTAGAGTCTGAAGTTAGGGTTCTAAAAGTGGGTGGAGTTTTGGTGTTTGTATTTATGCTGCTGGTTACAGTAGCTATTCTTGTCTTAAAGTTAGATAGGCAGTTTGGCCAATTGTATCTGGGAAGAAACAAATGAATTATGCATGTTGTTGCTGTAGTTGTACCTGTTAGTTTGTTTGAAAGAAATGAAATTTTAAGTGATTGAAACTAGTGTGCTTGCATATGTTGGTATttggagaaacaagaagaacTACCAATTTATTCATCCAAAATATAACTGTTGTCAATAAAATAGGAGTTGATAGTGTTTGGAAAGCATGTTAATTGCATATGAGAGTgcaaaataaaaccaaaaatcTGTCACAGATCTCTTCAAAAAGTCATAATTCATATTTCATATTGGAGTGATTACATCCAAAATAAGGCATTATAATGCTAGAACAATAGTCACCAAAATAAGGCATTATAAAGCCAGAACAATAGTCACCAACTATATCAGAGTTTTCAAAACATAAGTGTCATAAGTTTTCAATCTCCAACACTCGAATTGTAAGCAAGAAAGCATAATAGTACATTACTTCAGCAAAACAGACAACTAAAGACACCCTACTGTCCCCAAATATAAAAAACTAAGTCAGTAATTCTTGGTTCTGGGTGGCTTGAATCCTGGATTAGGCACAAATCGCATTGCTGGTAGATTCGTTGCTGTTTCAGTGCTTGCAGGCTAACTGCTTGTTGGGAGAGTGCTTGCAGATGGAGTACTTGCagatggaggagatggagtGCTTGCAGATGGGGTGCTGGTTGGTTGGGTGGTAGCAGTGGGTGTGGACAACTTTCTCTTAGGAGGCAGTTTGGATGGCCGAACAGGAGGTGGTTGCACCTATGtataaaacaccaaaaatttaatgtgactaaaaaaaattaatgtatgaCCAtaatacatgtatatatatggGTAAATAATATTACCCACCTGTTGCGAGTCATCAGTTTCTGACATAATAGGCTGACTAAGATCAAGCTGAATCTCAACCTGATCCTGTGTCACAGCTGGGGCATCACCACCATTTACAACAGCAGTTGGAGCAGAATTATTGACCTCACCTCCATTAGCATCAGAATTAGCAGTAGCAGCCGCCGCCGCCACAGCAGCTGATTCTTCATCAACAACCCTCTTATGACagttcctctttgtgtgacCAGATTCACCACAATAGCGACAATATCCTTTTTTATGAACTCTCTTCACtgaggtcttctgcttcttgcCTTTACTTGGCTCCTCATCAGcatcctttcttcttttcttcttgattgGTTCtggcttcttcttcaactttgGTGCTTGAGGTCTATTATAAGGTGATTTCTCCCACAGTGCCTGGCTAGGAATTGGATTTATATGGAAGCCATAGGTGTTGTTGTATGCTTCCATGGTCAACCAACTATGACAGAATTCATCTGGCCTTCTACCAGCCCTGGCCAAAGCGGCACATGCATGCACACATGGAATCCCTAAATAGAACATCACAGCCATACATAAACAAAATTCGAACTGTaaatcgaaaataaaaaaattaaaaaatatgtataaaaaaatcataCCACTTAGTTGCCAAAAATCACAGGTGCATGATCTCTTGCCTAAGTCCACAGCCATATTTGTAGGCCACCCATGAACTTCAAATATTTCGTAATCTGCATCACCAGACCACATGGgaactcattttttttattcctttcttatcttttccaacCTACTTCTCTGTATTGGAGGTAGAATTCCGTCATTGTTCCTCAACTTCACCTTGTTCCTGGCTATAGATCTCATGATGTACATCCTGACCTCCTCCAACAGTGTGATAATAGGCTTGGCTCTAGGGTCCTTGATCCGTGAGTTAAAAACCTCACATGCATTATTGCAGATATTGTCCATTTTTGGTGCAATGCTGAAGAATGCCCTGCTCCATGAATTCTTTGGCCATTTGCATAGATAAGTCCAAGCATCCTTATTTAGCTTTTCCAATTTTTTCATCCCTTCCACAAATCCCTCTTGAGTCGTAGACCTTGCACACTCCCAAAGCAAACCTCTAAGCTGATTATCCTTCCACTGTTTGTTGAAGTTCCTCCATAAATGCCATACACAGAATTTGTGATGGACATTTGGGAACACATCctgaattgcatgaattaaacccTGCAAATCCAACAAGCCAGTCACAAAGTTTCAAATCGAGCCTTAAAAAGGTCCCTAATGTTATTTTAATAAACTCATAGTGGTCCCTAAAGTTATGTAAGTGACATCAACTTGGTCCTTAATTTAGCTGAGTACACAGATACTACCCCCTATAATGAAACCATCAACTATGCAGCATACAACAATCACTCAATATGAGTAAACAGATTTGTGTTTATAAACCAGTAGATATTCAATTCAACAATTAcacaacaattattcaatttatACTACTATTATTCACTACTCAGCAGCAGATATATCTAAGAATCACTACTATTATTTAGGATAACTAGCAATAGATATGCATACCTTTTGCATTTCTGAAATAAAACACCAACCATGTTGCTTGTAGTCACCCAAGTCTTGGTGCAGCAATTCCAGAAACCATCGCCAATTCTCTGTGTTTTCGATGGACACTATTGCATAAGCAATCACATAAATGTGATTGTTTACGTCTTGACCAATTACAGAGAGGATTTGACCACCATGTTTTGTTTTTAGAAATGCTCCGTCCAACCCTATAAGTGGTCTACAACCAGCCTTGAACCCTCTTTTAAACCCATCAAGACAAATGTACATCCTATCAAAAGTTGGATCTTTATCAGGATTGGGATGAGGTGTAACACCAATACTAACAGTGGAGCCAGGATTAGTTTTCAGTAATGTCAACCCGTAATCCCTAACCATACCATACTGGGCAGCAGCATCTCCATAAACTATGGCCCTAGCATCCCCTAGAGCCCTTGTCAGTGAAGACTTGTTGAGGTCCAAGTCGCACTTGCTCTTAAAGTACTGGGCAGCTACACAATGTCTAAGGTTGggatattttcttaattttctaaCCAGTTTGCAACCCAGCCACTTCTTGTTAGCTAGCCTGTTCTTAGTCTCTCTAGGACAAGTGTGATCGTCCATAAATGTCTTGATCTGCCAGCAGTTACCCTCACTGTCCAAGGAAGCATATAGTACCCAGCCACACTCCTCTCCCTTACAAACAGTCCTCATCCTTAAATTGTCATTCTTCTTCCACCAGATCCGCCTTCCCTCCTAGATACAGTACTCACGAACAGCTTTTTTGAATTCCATCTTCGAATTAAATTTCATCCCAACCTTTAGTTTAAGCTCATCAAACCTTCCTCCTTCCCTAAATACCAGAAACACCTCATCTGACTCAACCTCATCTAACTCATCCTCAGAGTTCGGTGGAGTCTTCATTTCCTCAGAGTGCCAAGACTCTCCACCATCAGATTCATGATAAGCTCCATCTTGAGCATCATAATATGCTCCCGTTTCACTAACCTTAGGAATCGGGCCAAAGAAGAATTCATCATCTTCAGACCCTGACTCTGCACACACAATCCCATCATCCTCAAGCATAACTGAACTCTTTTCATTAACTTCTTCCTTATCTGTTGTAGTCCTCTTTTTAGCATCACTCTTCTTTCCAGTTGATCTCTTcccaaccacttcttcttcctcactaGAGACATCATCAGCAGCAGGCCTATACGGTTCGTCCTCTACGCTGTCATAACTGTCATGGGAGCCTGAAGATTCTTCCTCACTAGATAAGCTAACAAACACAGTCTCAGGATCCTTTCCCTTAACAGATGCTCTTCCAAAAGTTCCAGTTGCAGCTGATCTTGTTAAAGACCTCTTAGCATGTAATGCTGCATTCTTTACTTTTTGAGGGCCTTTCTTTGGTATATCAGACCTTCTTGATTTTTGTGATATTGATCTCGTTAGAGGTTTTGAAGTGGGCTGGGCCGTTGACTTTGGTGGTGGGTTGGGCTTGGTAGTAGGAGCAGCAGTGGACTGGCCCGTTCTTTTTGGTCCTGGGTTGGACTTAGAAGTAGTAGCAACTGTGGGTTTGGCCATTGTTTTTGGTAGTGGGGTGGGCTTAACAGTGGGAGCAGCAGTTGTGGGTGCTACCATTTCTTTGGGTGGTGATTTAGAATAACTAACAGAAGTTGCAGTAGTGTGACTTTTATGCTTTGGTCCTGAAATACCTTTACCAGTAGGCATAGTTGGGGGGATTGTTGTTGGAGTAGGAATTGTGGTGTTCATTGGTTCTGAGGTTGGAATTGATGGTGATGTGGTGGAAATTGTATTGGCTGTCACATTGATGCTGGGGTATATATGTGGAATACGGTCTGGTAGCACTATTAACTCTTTGCCTTTGGATGATGCTAGTCCTGTTTTCTCATCAAACACAGGTTCAGAGACCCCATGTTCATAATACATATGGACAATTTCCTTGTTGGTCTGAGCAGCATAACACATCTCCATGAGCTCTTTGTCATGTGTCAAAGCTCTAAGACCACTTTGCAATGGCCTATTAGGAACCAGCCACAAAAAATGAGTCACATTGACATAACCAAGTGTCTTATAGTAGTCTCGGACAAAAAATACATCCACCGTGTCTACGTCAACTCTTGACAACTCAGAAATCTGTCCACCACTGTAATTCACAGTTCCATCAAACTCTGTGACGAATAAGCCTCCATGGTGAAATATGATGGTAATCCAAGGGTCTCCCATCTGCAATTTAGAAACAAAATTTCATGATCAACCTCATCATCTACAACCATATTAACAAGTTAGAAACCACATTAACTGTAAATACAGCGAAGCATAATAGATAAGAAATAGCATTTTCCCATGACAAACAGCCCTCATACAGTCAACACTTTCATTAGCCTAACCACTCAGAAAACTAGTTGCGATCAAACCCTAGCCAAATATTGCGAAACACAAACATGCATACCCACAGATAACACTCCAAAAAATCGTTTCTAACTACTGAAGAGATTAAACTAACAACCTTAACAAAAAACAGAGCATTCCTTATATcacattatattttttcttttttccttacCTTTTTCAGAGAGACAAGCCTTCGATACAGTCTTCGTTTGAGGCAGATGACGATATCCGATCCTATATAGCAGTCGTGCTCCACAGAAATCGCAACAGTTACCACAATCCAACCACCGCCATTGATGAGTAAAGGGGAGGAGGGATTTGTGTTGTATTTTGAGGGAGGGAAGACAATGCGTTACGTTAACGTTTGATGGGGGAGTCTTCAAAACCAACTTTTGGagtgaaacgacgtcgttttcgGCCATTTACGTGCCACCATCAAAATTACGTCGTTTTAGCCTTGCCCGCGTGTCACCAAATTAGCCACATCAGCTTTCCGATGACGCCACCTGGAGGAAATGTGCCGGAAGGACAACACTGAGTCCCGGCGTTTAACTTTAGGTACCAATTTgggtaattaataattttagggACTACAATGAAGCACGAGTGTAACTTCAGGGACCACTCTGAGACTTAGCTCATAGAACAACattaatagaaaagaaaattaaattaagaattaatagttaaatttgttcctaaaaagattatatattctttaaattagtcccaaaaaattaaattagtcaaTAGTCATATTAATTCTTGAAAGATAAAacgtaaattaaattaattcttcTATTAATTAGACGATAGCATGTCACGTTAAGTGTCACATGACATGATGAAGTGGTAGAATAATATCACGTATCACAAGATAATTAATTGATATGTCAGGTCAGTGACACATAGTATGCCACGTTTGTCGTGTGCTATCTGACATgtcataaatttatttaaaattaaatttgtctttGAAAATACACACATAAGTCATtttcatttctaaaattttagaaattgaataaattagATCTTATATAAacctctcttattttttataatattaaattttaatattttttaatcctattaattttaactatatttttttatattttaataaacaaaatttttttcaaataaaataataaaaataataaaatta
This sequence is a window from Arachis duranensis cultivar V14167 chromosome 2, aradu.V14167.gnm2.J7QH, whole genome shotgun sequence. Protein-coding genes within it:
- the LOC107474694 gene encoding pentatricopeptide repeat-containing protein At1g11290, chloroplastic-like, producing MLHTSVPGAFNTTLEHLGPNTMAWNLAMKYHVDEELFYSAFLLYKNMRKLGVPHDTFTLPIVNRALSSMRIDASLGKMIHCVAIQVGLDVDLYFCNTMIEAYVKCECVGYACNLFDEMLQRDVVSWTSMIAGYISEGQLSVAFDLFNKMRIELEPNSVTLVVIMQACCASEILNEGVQIHGYAFKSGLLMDWSVKNLVLRMYASRVSTEEVELLFSEVDRTDVASWNVLISFFTSQRDMTRVLRLFNEMHSLEVRPWNIETLTIVISALAKSACLSKGEGMHCLIIKTGVYDDILLTSLLDFYAKCGRLETSVQLFREIRCKSNITWGAMMLAFIQNGSFVDAISLFQQMQAKDHDIAPEIWRNLIDAYANLGALKSGKVVHGNLIKDLLNGPVKGNVHLETSILNMYLRGGNMSSAKACFDRMPIKDVVAWTTMIEGLGSHGFGLEALTYFNLMMQERVQPNHVTFLSLLSACSHSGLVTEGCNIYYSMKWGFGIEPNLDHHTCMVDLLGRNGMLNEALAIILKMIVLPDSRIWGALLSASRVYGNRRFGEYAAERLLELEPHNAGYYTLLSNIKASVGSWNEVEEMRRMMSEKDLKKKPGWSCIEVNGVIQGFVSGDISHTESEEVYETLGRLSRAIQEFG
- the LOC107474693 gene encoding uncharacterized protein LOC107474693, with protein sequence MRTVCKGEECGWVLYASLDSEGNCWQIKTFMDDHTCPRETKNRLANKKWLGCKLVRKLRKYPNLRHCVAAQYFKSKCDLDLNKSSLTRALGDARAIVYGDAAAQYGMVRDYGLTLLKTNPGSTVSIGVTPHPNPDKDPTFDRMYICLDGFKRGFKAGCRPLIGLDGAFLKTKHGGQILSVIGQDVNNHIYVIAYAIVSIENTENWRWFLELLHQDLGDYKQHGWCFISEMQKGLIHAIQDVFPNVHHKFCVWHLWRNFNKQWKDNQLRGLLWECARSTTQEGFVEGMKKLEKLNKDAWTYLCKWPKNSWSRAFFSIAPKMDNICNNACEVFNSRIKDPRAKPIITLLEEVRMYIMRSIARNKVKLRNNDGILPPIQRNYEIFEVHGWPTNMAVDLGKRSCTCDFWQLSGIPCVHACAALARAGRRPDEFCHSWLTMEAYNNTYGFHINPIPSQALWEKSPYNRPQAPKLKKKPEPIKKKRRKDADEEPSKGKKQKTSVKRVHKKGYCRYCGESGHTKRNCHKRVVDEESAAVAAAAATANSDANGGEVNNSAPTAVVNGGDAPAVTQDQVEIQLDLSQPIMSETDDSQQVQPPPVRPSKLPPKRKLSTPTATTQPTSTPSASTPSPPSASTPSASTLPTSS